One genomic segment of Ipomoea triloba cultivar NCNSP0323 chromosome 9, ASM357664v1 includes these proteins:
- the LOC116029051 gene encoding protein PELPK1-like, translated as MAHHKRKLSVCLPVLMMMIVMASVEARNLLEATQADDDLPDNEPDLSEPQHPVELPHFPSLPQPTLPSLPQPQLPTLPLPELPSLPIPQLPSLPSLPSIPQFPSIPTFPNPSLAASKASRKP; from the coding sequence ATGGCACACCACAAACGCAAACTGTCAGTTTGTCTGCCggttctgatgatgatgatcgtAATGGCGTCGGTGGAAGCTCGTAATCTCCTGGAAGCCACCCAGGCCGACGACGACCTTCCGGATAATGAGCCTGATCTTTCAGAGCCTCAACACCCCGTAGAATTGCCCCATTTTCCTTCTCTTCCTCAGCCCACGTTGCCGTCACTGCCGCAGCCGCAGTTGCCGACTTTACCGCTGCCGGAGTTGCCTTCTCTGCCCATTCCACAGCTCCCATCGTTGCCTTCGCTGCCGTCGATTCCTCAGTTTCCATCCATTCCTACATTTCCAAACCCATCACTTGCAGCATCCAAAGCTTCTCGGAAGCCATAA
- the LOC116029497 gene encoding protein PELPK1-like: MAHHTNPSFFLLFLITLSTVAIGTIQTEARHLLETTSPELPKPEIPTLPKPEIPEIPKVKLPEIPKSQVPEIPKLQEPEIPKPKMPEIPKPQVPEIPKPQMPEIPKPKMPEIPKPQVPEIPKPQVPEIPKPKMPEIPKPQIPEISQVPEIPKPKLPAFPKPELPKKP; encoded by the coding sequence ATGGCTCATCATACCAACCCATCCTTTTTCTTGCTTTTCTTGATCACTCTGTCAACGGTGGCGATCGGCACCATTCAAACCGAGGCCAGACACCTTCTGGAGACAACCTCGCCGGAACTTCCTAAGCCTGAAATCCCAACATTACCAAAGCCTGAGATCCCAGAAATTCCAAAGGTCAAGCTGCCTGAAATCCCCAAATCTCAAGTACCAGAGATTCCAAAGCTTCAGGAGCCGGAAATTCCAAAGCCCAAGATGCCTGAAATTCCCAAACCTCAAGTACCGGAGATTCCAAAACCTCAAATGCCGGAAATTCCAAAGCCCAAGATGCCTGAAATCCCCAAGCCTCAAGTACCGGAGATTCCAAAGCCTCAGGTGCCGGAAATTCCAAAGCCTAAAATGCCTGAAATCCCCAAACCTCAAATACCGGAGATTTCCCAAGTGCCGGAGATTCCAAAACCTAAGTTGCCTGCATTTCCCAAGCCAGAGCTCCCAAAGAAGCCATGA
- the LOC116029046 gene encoding formin-2-like, producing MAHQETVPFPRLLPILVMLMASVAGGIGVAEARRSLLNHSPLNTPPPLPSVPPVNVPPPPPLPSVSQVVTFPPLNLPFVPPLPRLPPFNLPLVPPLPRLPPLNLPPLPLVPPVSVPPLPSLPPVTIPPLPSLPPLTIPPLPSLPPVTIPIPPVTLPLVPPVTLPPVPPVTLPPVPPVTLPLVPPVTLPPVPPVTLPPVTLPPLPLVPPALP from the coding sequence ATGGCGCACCAAGAAACTGTGCCGTTCCCGCGTTTACTGCCAATTCTGGTGATGCTAATGGCGTCTGTCGCCGGCGGCATCGGGGTGGCAGAAGCTCGGCGTAGTCTGTTAAACCACAGCCCTCTGAATACACCCCCGCCGCTGCCATCAGTGCCTCCGGTGAACgtccctcctcctcctccgttGCCATCAGTGTCTCAAGTAGTGACTTTTCCTCCACTGAATCTTCCATTTGTGCCTCCACTGCCACGTCTTCCTCCATTCAATCTTCCACTTGTGCCTCCACTGCCACGTCTTCCTCCACTGAATCTTCCGCCGCTGCCATTAGTGCCTCCGGTGAGCGTTCCGCCACTGCCATCATTGCCTCCGGTGACCATCCCGCCGCTGCCATCACTGCCTCCGTTGACCATCCCGCCGCTGCCATCACTGCCTCCGGTGACTATTCCTATTCCTCCAGTGACTCTTCCATTAGTGCCTCCAGTGACTCTTCCTCCGGTGCCTCCGGTGACTCTTCCTCCGGTGCCTCCAGTTACTCTTCCTCTGGTGCCTCCGGTTACTCTTCCTCCAGTGCCTCCAGTTACTCTTCCTCCAGTGACTCTTCCACCGCTGCCATTAGTGCCTCCGGCACTACCATAA
- the LOC116028888 gene encoding formin-2-like — MAHQKTVPFPPLLPILLILMASVAGGIVVAEARRSLLNLNPRNPPPPPPLPSLPPVSVPPLPTLPPVTLPPLPTLPPVTLPPLPTLPPVTLPPLPTLPPVTLPPLPPLPTLPPVTLPPLPTLPPVTLPPLPTLPPVTLPPLPPLPTLPPVTLPPLPSLPPVTLPPLPTLPPVTIPPLPSLPPVTLPPLPSLPPVTIPPVNLPLVPPVTLPPVNLPLVPPVTLPPLNLPRVPPLTLSPLNLPRVPPLTLPLLPPIRP; from the coding sequence ATGGCGCACCAAAAAACTGTGCCATTCCCGCCTTTACTGCCGATTCTGCTGATCCTAATGGCGTCTGTCGCCGGCGGCATCGTGGTGGCAGAAGCTCGCCGTAGTCTCTTAAACCTCAACCCTCGgaacccacccccacccccgcCGCTGCCATCACTGCCTCCGGTGAGCGTCCCGCCGCTGCCAACACTGCCTCCGGTGACTCTCCCGCCGCTGCCAACACTTCCTCCGGTGACCCTCCCGCCGCTGCCAACACTGCCTCCGGTGACTCTCCCGCCGCTGCCAACACTTCCTCCGGTGACCCTCCCGCCGCTGCCACCGCTGCCAACACTTCCTCCGGTGACCCTCCCGCCGCTGCCAACACTGCCTCCGGTGACTCTCCCGCCGCTGCCAACACTTCCTCCGGTGACCCTCCCGCCGCTGCCACCGCTGCCAACACTTCCTCCGGTGACCCTCCCGCCGCTGCCATCACTGCCTCCGGTGACTCTCCCGCCGCTGCCAACACTGCCTCCGGTGACCATCCCGCCGCTTCCATCACTTCCTCCGGTGACTCTCCCACCGCTGCCATCACTGCCTCCGGTGACTATTCCTCCAGTGAATCTTCCATTAGTGCCTCCAGTGACTCTTCCTCCGGTGAATCTTCCATTGGTGCCTCCGGTGACTCTTCCTCCATTGAATCTTCCAAGAGTTCCTCCACTCACTCTTTCCCCACTGAATCTTCCAAGAGTGCCTCCACTCACTCTTCCATTATTGCCTCCGATACGGCCATAA
- the LOC116029052 gene encoding protein PELPK2-like has translation MGNNLGSHVKTHVLRNVVSCVVRQMASVEARNLLEATQADDDLPDNEPDLSEPQHPVELPHFPSLPQPTLPSLPQPQLPTLPLPELPSLPIPQLPSLPSLPSIPQFPSIPTFPNPSLAASKAXFRIMSLIFQSLNTP, from the coding sequence ATGGGCAATAATCTGGGTAGCCATGTGAAGACCCATGTGCTGAGGAATGTGGTGAGTTGTGTTGTAAGGCAAATGGCGTCGGTGGAAGCTCGTAATCTCCTGGAAGCCACCCAGGCCGACGACGACCTTCCGGATAATGAGCCTGATCTTTCAGAGCCTCAACACCCCGTAGAATTGCCCCATTTTCCTTCTCTTCCTCAGCCCACGTTGCCGTCACTGCCGCAGCCGCAGTTGCCGACTTTACCACTGCCGGAGTTGCCTTCTCTGCCCATTCCACAGCTCCCATCGTTGCCTTCGCTGCCGTCGATTCCTCAGTTTCCATCCATTCCTACATTTCCAAACCCATCACTTGCAGCATCCAAAGCTTNCTTCCGGATAATGAGCCTGATCTTTCAGAGCCTCAACACCCCGTAG